A genomic stretch from Aedes albopictus strain Foshan chromosome 2, AalbF5, whole genome shotgun sequence includes:
- the LOC134286024 gene encoding uncharacterized protein LOC134286024, which produces MAPFGGATKAPSMRALTARLKEIQLNFNDIYRFTQAFSDANSVTEVEIRLGKLDELWEGYSETMVEIFAHEDYNPEKASLEKERVEFSDQYYEVKSFLMDKIKEHQRPSGNLEQPVRAGDGASSNTSDHVRLPQIKLQTFNGDIDDWLSFRDLFTSLIHWKVDLPEVEKFHYLKGCLQGEPKALIDPLPITKANYQVAWDSLLKRYNNSKQLRKRQVQGLFKLPTLSKESGAELHILVEGFERIVQTLDQVVQPNEYKDLLLVNILTARLDPVTRRGWEEVSSTKAQDTLEDLFEFLRRRIQVLESLPPKSTDTKGVGQQQQQPKSRQPSMKASYSSAPTQASRGRCIACSSDHLLFQCNEFQRMTVSNRDGLLRSHGLCRNCFRVGHQAKECQSKYSCRNCKGRHHTLVCFKQEKEREPKIAAVAGGNKPSNSKEPQESNSQVANVAATETAVSAAALQHPTQVLLATAVVMIEDDVGNRFPARALLDSGSESNFITQRLSQRLQVHRDRVDISVAGIGQAATKVRQRIQAVLRSRVSDFSRELGFLVLPKVTVNLPTTAINTNRWTLPSGIQLADPTFFESSVVDLVLGIECFFEFFETGRRISLGEQLPALTESVFGWVVSGGISVPVRSLNISCNVSTLDNLEALITRFWSCEEVGTGKAYSPEEARCEKWFSSTVQREHSGRYTVALPRTEDAVLRLGESKDIAFRRLQGTERRLARDSSLREQYVAFMAEYLDLGHMRLIDEASETSIKRCYLPHHPVVKEASTTTKVRVVFDASCKTATGVSLNDVLLVGPVVQEDLRAIILRCRTKQIMLVSDVEKMFRQIIVRPEDRPLQCILWRNSPSEDVHTFELNTVTYGTKPAPFLATRTLRQLALDEEGRFPLAARAAMEDTYMDDVITGANDVKTATELQGQLNTMLSGGGFQLRKWASNCPLALAGIPEENLAIRTPNGINLDPDPSVKTLGLTWFPSTDVLGFQFTIPALDADAIITKRTILSVIATLFDPLGLLGAVITTAKVFMQQLWTIRDENGHPLDWDQSVPPTVGEAWRNFHEQLPILNQPKIERCVIIPEAVAIEIHCFSDASEKAYGACLYVRSMNAVGKVKVQLLSSKSKIAPLKCQTIPRLELCGAVLGVELFQKVHESIKIAASCYFWTDSTCVLRWIQAPPTTWTTFVANRTAKIQTITEGCKWSHVPGVQNPADLISRGITPQHILENNVWWEGPAWLKYSPDQWPRLPEIGSTEDVEAEKRRTVVAGTVSTIAEFNHEYFRKFSTYSDLVRRTAYWLRLMKLLRLPSAERKNRRFLSTLELREAENTLIRLVQKEVFIEELKALSKGESVAKGSLLLSRNHHDTVSKECAKDGIQWHFIPPSAPHFGGLWEAAVRSSKYHLLRVLGEATVSPEDFSTLLTQVEACLNSRPLTPLSDDPNDLEPLTPAHFLIGSSLQSIPEPDLGELPINRLDALQLTQRRLQDFWKRWRREYLCQLQARTKRWQPAVQVNVGKLVVIKDDNQPPMKWRLGRIVEVHPGSDKMLPAATTDQVNTMHSPISTIRSMLKHCDGLPAFVQQNLPLTVSEITIITIIDYNRPLE; this is translated from the exons ATGGCACCGTTTGGAGGAGCAACCAAGGCACCGTCGATGAGGGCTTTGACGGCTAGGCTGAAGGAAATCCAGTTGAACTTCAACGACATCTACCGCTTCACTCAGGCATTTTCCGATGCCAACAGTGTCACCGAAGTGGAAATTCGCTTGGGCAAACTCGATGAGCTGTGGGAGGGCTACAGCGAAACCATGGTGGAGATCTTCGCACACGAAGACTACAATCCCGAAAAGGCTTCGTTGGAGAAGGAACGTGTGGAGTTCAGCGACCAGTACTACGAGGTCAAGTCCTTCCTCATGGACAAGATCAAGGAGCATCAGAGACCTTCTGGAAATCTGGAACAGCCTGTTCGTGCTGGCGATGGAGCATCATCAAACACAAGCGACCACGTCCGTCTGCCGCAGATCAAGCTGCAGACGTTCAACGGCGATATCGACGATTGGCTGAGCTTCCGCGATCTATTCACGTCGCTCATCCACTGGAAGGTGGATCTACCGGAAGTGGAAAAATTCCACTATTTGAAAGGCTGTCTCCAGGGTGAACCCAAGGCCCTGATTGATCCTCTTCCAATCACGAAGGCCAACTACCAGGTGGCATGGGACTCGCTGCTGAAGCGCTACAATAATAGCAAGCAGCTAAGGAAGCGGCAGGTGCAAGGACTCTTCAAACTACCCACACTTTCCAAGGAATCCGGAGCCGAGCTACACATCCTAGTAGAAGGCTTCGAACGAATCGTGCAGACCCTGGACCAGGTCGTTCAACCGAACGAATACAAGGATCTTCTGTTGGTGAACATCCTTACAGCACGATTGGACCCGGTCACGCGTAGGGGGTGGGAAGAGGTCTCATCCACGAAGGCGCAGGACACCCTAGAGGATTTGTTCGAGTTTCTGCGGCGTCGAATTCAGGTTTTGGAGAGTCTTCCACCGAAATCCACCGATACTAAGGGTGTCggtcagcagcaacaacaaccaaAATCAAGGCAACCATCCATGAAGGCCAGCTATAGTTCTGCTCCTACCCAGGCGTCTAGGGGACGCTGCATTGCCTGCTCATCGGATCATCTCCTCTTCCAGTGCAACGAATTCCAACGGATGACAGTATCCAACAGGGATGGTCTCCTGAGGTCCCATGGTCTGTGTCGGAACTGTTTCAGGGTGGGACATCAGGCTAAGGAATGCCAATCCAAATACTCCTGTCGAAACTGCAAGGGACGTCACCATACTCTGGTCTGTTTCAAGCAGGAGAAGGAAAGGGAACCCAAGATTGCGGCAGTTGCTGGGGGCAACAAGCCGTCGAACTCCAAGGAACCACAGGAATCCAACTCCCAAGTGGCTAACGTGGCAGCCACGGAAACTGCAGTATCGGCTGCTGCACTCCAACATCCAACACAGGTTCTTTTGGCAACAGCAGTCGTGATGATCGAGGATGACGTTGGCAATCGTTTCCCCGCTCGTGCACTGCTGGATTCCGGATCCGAAAGTAATTTTATTACTCAGCGATTGAGTCAACGGTTACAAGTCCATCGAGATCGGGTAGATATTTCGGTGGCAGGAATTGGCCAAGCGGCTACCAAGGTTCGGCAAAGGATTCAAGCGGTTCTTCGATCAAGAGTTTCCGATTTCTCTCGTGAGTTAGGCTTCCTAGTTCTTCCAAAGGTTACAGTTAACCTCCCAACAACCGCTATCAACACGAACAGATGGACTCTTCCAAGTGGGATTCAACTGGCGGATCCCACATTCTTCGAATCAAGCGTGGTGGACCTCGTGCTCGGTATCGAgtgttttttcgaatttttcgaAACCGGAAGGAGGATTTCCCTGGGGGAACAACTCCCAGCCCTGACCGAGTCCGTGTTTGGTTGGGTAGTCAGCGGTGGTATTTCGGTTCCAGTTCGTTCCCTAAACATCAGCTGTAACGTTTCCACATTAGACAACTTGGAAGCTTTGATCACTCGTTTTTGGTCCTGCGAGGAGGTGGGAACCGGCAAGGCTTATTCACCAGAGGAGGCACGTTGCGAGAAATGGTTCTCCAGCACGGTTCAACGGGAACACAGCGGTCGGTACACGGTCGCTTTACCAAGGACGGAAGATGCTGTATTACGATTAGGCGAATCAAAGGACATAGCATTCCGGCGACTCCAAGGGACCGAAAGAAGATTGGCTCGGGACTCATCGCTCCGAGAACAGTACGTCGCGTTTATGGCGGAATATCTCGATCTAGGACACATGAGATTGATAGACGAGGCTTCGGAGACTTCAATCAAACGGTGCTATTTGCCACACCATCCCGTGGTAAAAGAAGCTTCAACCACAACGAAGGTTCGGGTAGTGTTTGATGCTTCGTGCAAAACGGCAACAGGAGTCTCACTAAACGACGTGCTACTGGTGGGGCCGGTAGTTCAGGAAGATCTTCGAGCCATAATCCTCCGCTGTCGGACCAAGCAAATCATGTTGGTGTCGGATGTGGAAAAAATGTTTCGGCAAATCATCGTCCGTCCAGAAGATCGCCCGCTGCAGTGTATTCTCTGGAGAAACTCACCATCGGAAGACGTTCATACGTTTGAGCTGAACACAGTGACGTACGGAACGAAGCCAGCGCCCTTTTTGGCCACAAGGACACTTCGGCAGCTCGCACTGGATGAGGAAGGAAGATTTCCGCTCGCTGCACGAGCGGCCATGGAAGACACCTATATGGATGACGTAATCACGGGTGCGAACGATGTAAAAACCGCCACGGAGTTGCAAGGGCAGCTAAATACGATGTTGTCTGGAGGAGGATTTCAGCTACGGAAATGGGCGTCCAACTGCCCGTTAGCATTAGCCggtattccagaagaaaactTGGCCATCCGAACTCCGAATGGGATTAATCTGGACCCAGATCCTTCGGTTAAGACATTGGGGTTAACCTGGTTCCCTTCCACGGATGTTCTCGGATTTCAATTCACCATTCCCGCTTTGGACGCTGACGCCATCATCACCAAACGGACTATATTGTCAGTGATCGCAACCTTATTCGACCCTCTAGGCCTCCTAGGAGCCGTAATTACCACGGCAAAGGTTTTTATGCAACAGCTATGGACAATTCGGGACGAAAACGGGCATCCGCTCGACTGGGACCAGTCTGTACCACCAACGGTGGGTGaggcatggaggaatttccatgaacAGCTACCGATTCTTAATCAACCAAAGATCGAGCGATGCGTTATTATCCCGGAAGCAGTAGCGATTGAAATCCACTGCTTTTCCGATGCTTCGGAGAAGGCATACGGAGCCTGTCTCTATGTCCGGAGCATGAATGCAGTGGGAAAGGTAAAGGTGCAACTACTTTCATCCAAATCAAAGATCGCTCCACTGAAATGTCAGACTATTCCTCGGTTGGAGCTTTGCGGAGCGGTTTTGGGCGTCGAACTCTTCCAGAAGGTCCATGAATCGATTAAGATAGCAGCATCCTGTTACTTCTGGACAGATTCCACGTGTGTCCTCCGATGGATTCAGGCTCCTCCAACCACTTGGACAACGTTTGTTGCTAATCGTACAGCGAAGATTCAGACAATCACCGAAGGTTGTAAGTGGAGTCATGTTCCGGGAGTGCAAAATCCAGCAGACCTCATATCCAGAGGTATTACACCTCAACACATCCTGGAAAATAACGTTTGGTGGGAAGGGCCAGCCTGGTTAAAATACAGCCCGGATCAGTGGCCTAGATTACCGGAAATCGGATCAACGGAAGACGTAGAAGCAGAGAAACGACGAACAGTTGTCGCTGGAACGGTTTCCACAATCGCAGAGTTCAACCATGAGTATTTCCGGAAGTTTTCCACGTATTCGGACCTCGTTCGCCGCACCGCATACTGGTTGCGTCTAATGAAACTACTTCGACTACCATCTGCAGAAAGGAAAAACCGAAGGTTTCTTTCTACGTTGGAGCTCCGGGAAGCGGAAAATACCTTGATTCGTTTGGTACAAAAAGAAGTATTCATCGAGGAGCTGAAGGCGCTGTCTAAGGGTGAATCTGTTGCAAAAGGGTCACTCCTTTTG AGCCGGAATCATCACGACACTGTCTCCAAAGAATGTGCCAAGGACGGCATTCAATGGCACTTTATCCCGCCGAGCGCCCCCCACTTTGGAGGCTTGTGGGAAGCGGCAGTCCGTTCATCCAAATACCATCTGCTGCGAGTATTGGGCGAAGCAACTGTATCGCCCGAAGACTTCAGCACGCTGCTTACACAGGTCGAAGCGTGCCTCAATTCTCGCCCCCTTACGCCTCTGTCCGACGACCCCAATGATCTTGAACCATTGACGCCTGCTCATTTCCTGATCGGCTCATCCCTTCAGTCGATCCCTGAACCAGATTTAGGAGAACTTCCAATCAACCGTTTGGATGCTCTACAACTCACTCAAAGGAGGTTGCAGGATTTCTGGAAGAGATGGCGCAGGGAATATCTCTGCCAATTGCAAGCTAGGACCAAGCGATGGCAGCCTGCAGTTCAGGTCAATGTAGGAAAGCTGGTAGTCATTAAGGACGACAACCAACCCCCCATGAAGTGGAGATTGGGACGCATTGTTGAGGTTCACCCTGGGAGTGATAAG ATGTTACCGGCAGCTACAACCGATCAAGTCAACACAATGCACAGTCCAATATCAACAATCCGAAGTATGCTGAAGCACTGTGATGGGCTACCTGCGTTCGTCCAGCAAAATCTCCCTCTCACAGTCTCCGAGATAACGATCATCACCATCATCGATTACAACCGACCCCTAGAGTGA